GGGAGGCTTCTATTCACGATCTGCATGCCTTCGCCCGGGAAACGAACCTCCCGTTTCCCCTGGTCTACCTGGGGTTCAAGATCGTCAGCCGGCACCATGCCGTGCCGGCCCCGGAGTTTGCCCAGGCCCTGAAGCAGGCGGCGGGAGAGCGCGGGACCTTGCGCCCGGTGCACCACATCTTCTGGCGGGCCGAACTGGCAGGGTGAAACAATCTTTCGTTTCGGGGCGATGTTTAGGCGGTCACCAATTCAAACCCGGCCGCCTTCACCACTCGATCCAGGTCTTCTTTGGGGATCGGCGCGACGCGGTCATAGCTCACCCGGCCGCTGGCCAGGTCCACCTTAACATTGCTCACCCCCGCCAAACTTCCCATAGCCTTGGTCATGGCCGCGACGCAGTGGGCGCAACTCATTCCTTTTACCTGGATTTCCGGCATCAGTATCTCCTGATTCTAGCGTTTGCCATAAATTTATGCCGCTGGCTGATTTTTAAATCCCCCTAAATCCCCCTTTTTCAAAGGGGGACTTTATAAGTAATTCCTTATAGTTCACCCCTTTACCAAAGGGGGGTTAGGGGTGATTTGGGGTGTTAAAGTATCTCCTAATTATGGAAAAAACTTTTGGCAAACGCTATATTTTTTAAGGATTGGCGCACACGAACCCCCATCTTCACCAGTGCTATTCTAATCATTTTATGACCGTTGGCAAATGCCAGCCGGCGATTTCAGTCCGGTGTGGGTGTTGGCGCACAGACAAAAATCTCAAACCATGCGAGCCGCGGAATTCTCGGACGCGGCTTGAGGCGGCATCATTCCTGGTGCGGTGAGGGCGCGGCCAATAACTTGCACCCGCTTGAGATGAGTTGAGATACCTGGTCGGCAAAGTCCACAACATAGGTGACGCCGTTGAAATGGACAAAGGCTTCATTGGGTACATCTGGGACCGGCATAAGGAGAGCCCGGAAGGGCTCCACGGCCGTATAGTCTCGAACCACCACTTCGGTCCACAAACTTACCGGATTTTTCTGCAGAAGTTCCTTAGCTTCCTTGGCGTTCAAGGCTCGCCGCAGTTTCAAGGACGTCAATTGATTAAGGACAACGTCGAAACCCGGGCCGGCGAGACAAGTAACCGGTTTGCGGTTCTGCTTGTCCAGGATTATAAGGGTGAATCTGTCCCGAGTCTGCCAACGATGCGCGATCAGCATCATCTTTGATGATCGGTAGGTGACTTCGATAACCTTTGCCGGATCGACCGCGAAAACTTCCGCCCCCGGCGAAAGAGTTTGGGCCCCGACACTGTGCGAACTTGCTCCAAACAGCCCCAGCAGAGCTGCGACGATAACATATCGTGCGAACCGCGTCATAAGAACAAGTTATTTTACCGTCACTTTAGTGCCGAGGGGGGCCCATTCGTAGAGGGTGCGGGCAGCCTCTTCTTCCAAGCGGACACACCCATGCGAGCCAAACCACTCGGACACCCCCTGCTTCATGGCGCGCACCACTTCAAGTGGCACAGGGCCATGGTACTGATGCAGGGCTTTGCCATCTTCCGTGAAGAACATGGCGTAATCCATATCGACATTATAGGTTTTGCTGCGGTAGGGGTGCTGTTTGCGAAAGATATTAAAAACCCCTTTATCGGTGGGATGGTCGTCATCCCCTGATACGCAGATGAAATCGTAAACCTGATTGTCATCTTCGAAGGCTTGCACCGTTTGTTCTTCCAGATTGACGGCAATGCGTTTTTTCATCGTAAACCTCCCGGGATAGAGCCTGGCGCTCCCCCTGTGCCCGAAGGATGAGTGTTCAAACCGGGATCATGCGGGCGCCTGCCTGCCGCTGCCCTAAATTTGGGCTCTGATCATTGATACCAAGTTGCGCTCATAGAAGTAAAAATAGCTTCGGTTTTGTAGAGGCACACTTGCATGTGCGACCACTCTGAGGGCGGACACATAGGTCCGCCCCTACAAAAACTATAATTACCTGTATGAGCGCAACTCGGTATGAGTCATACAAACCATCATTGCTTGTCTACATGGAATCATAAAAAATATACAAGTTCAACTTTTTTTGTAGAAAACACTATACCATGAGCCTCTTGCAAAAATGCCGAGGCCGCGGGTTTTACCATGAAAATCCAAATCCCCCTAATCTAAATCCCCCTTTTTCAAAGGGGGACTTCGATTCGCACAGGCGAGACGCCTGTGCCACCGAGGAATTTATAAACGCCCAGATAAGATATCGACCTCAACGAGACTTTTGCAAGGGGCTCCCCTGTGACCCCCATAAAAATCCTGGCGACCCTGAATCCGGGGAGGTGGTTGCCAGACACCGAACCCAGGACCAGGGCCGCCAGGGCGCCAGGATAAGAAGAGGGTAAGGTCACCCTCGGATAAAGGTCTGAAACCTGCCGGGTGCCTGCATAGGGGCGGGGTTACCCTGCCCCGACGCGCCACCTCCAAAACAAAATCCCCAATTCCCTAAGGAGGGAATTGAGGATTGCACCCGTTTTACTTGGTCCTCAAGTCGGCGGCCGGGCGTGTCGCGCACCCCTCCGTCCAGCTTACAGGCAGGTCTTCTGGCTCTTGGATCGTCCTACTCCCGGCGCCTTCCCGGGAGCTCTCACTCCCAGTGGCTCTCAGCCGGTTTCGTCCCCAATTACAGCGGCGGGACCGCGACGGTTTTGCACCGTCTTCCCTTTTAACCGATAGGACCTATAAGTGTCTTCTATTTATTCCGGTTTGGCGTCCGTGTCAAGGGAAATCGCCGGGCTTCGGGCGAAGACAAAGGTGTTTTGTGCCACCCCTAAGGACCGGGCTACCGGGGCGCATTTGGCTTGCAGCAGGAACCAGAGGCGAGGGTCATTTAGGTGGCTCATGGTTTCAAAATGCCCCATGCCCTTGGCCAGGATGATCCGGGCCGCGTCATAAAGTTTTTGAAATTCGGGGCTGACCTCTTTAAGATTAAGCCCCACGGTGCGGGCGCCGGTATCCACCACCGGCTCTAGCGCCGAGGTCAGACCGGAGTCCTCCAGGTCCTGCCGGGTAAGATCGTTCTGGATGGGTCCACCCTTTACCACATAGAGCACCTGCCATCCCTGACGCCGCAGCCAGTTCACCAGGGGCCGGTCGAAGAACTGCTCCCCGGCGTTATCCGCCAGGTAAAGGAGGAGGCCGGGAGGACCGGCAAGGGCTTGGTTAAAGTCCGGCAGGTGGGAGATACCGAAGTGCACCGGGGCTTGCATCTCATGAGCCACTTCCGCTTCGTCCCGGAAAAAATCAAAGGCGTTACCCACCGCAGCCAGGCCG
The DNA window shown above is from Desulfobaccales bacterium and carries:
- a CDS encoding L,D-transpeptidase; protein product: MKKRIAVNLEEQTVQAFEDDNQVYDFICVSGDDDHPTDKGVFNIFRKQHPYRSKTYNVDMDYAMFFTEDGKALHQYHGPVPLEVVRAMKQGVSEWFGSHGCVRLEEEAARTLYEWAPLGTKVTVK
- a CDS encoding cation transporter, with the translated sequence MPEIQVKGMSCAHCVAAMTKAMGSLAGVSNVKVDLASGRVSYDRVAPIPKEDLDRVVKAAGFELVTA
- a CDS encoding ARMT1-like domain-containing protein — translated: MAIRPECYACLKRLVGLAVNLASPDPEVKRRAGQAARQVLDQEFGPEAIPAAIANRMLNLIQQVSGNADPFAARKTAATALAARMHQQLAPAYRDGLEALLGLAAVGNAFDFFRDEAEVAHEMQAPVHFGISHLPDFNQALAGPPGLLLYLADNAGEQFFDRPLVNWLRRQGWQVLYVVKGGPIQNDLTRQDLEDSGLTSALEPVVDTGARTVGLNLKEVSPEFQKLYDAARIILAKGMGHFETMSHLNDPRLWFLLQAKCAPVARSLGVAQNTFVFARSPAISLDTDAKPE